The proteins below are encoded in one region of Gemmatimonadales bacterium:
- a CDS encoding M28 family peptidase codes for MTRSALMGFLTLAAACRGGSSQASQRFDGAQAMRWVVHQVAAGPRVPGTVGHRTIGEWMEAELRRTADSVEVQAFDHVTAGGDTLHLRNIIARFRPQDPNRVLYVTHWDTRPTADQESDPARRNLPIPGANDGASGVAVMLGVAAELKARPPTLGVDIVFVDGEDYGSFDGEDVLIGSRYFARHLPQGYRPLFAVVWDMVGDRDQRFEQEGYSLDRAPEVVERVWRTAEEIGLGRVFRPRRGIALTDDHIPLLEAGIRAINVIDFDYQPYWHTTQDTPDKLSAESLANVGRLALALVR; via the coding sequence ATGACGCGCAGCGCCCTGATGGGCTTCCTGACGCTGGCAGCCGCCTGCCGAGGCGGGTCGTCACAGGCCTCGCAGCGCTTCGACGGCGCCCAGGCCATGCGCTGGGTGGTGCACCAGGTGGCGGCCGGGCCGCGCGTGCCGGGAACCGTTGGCCACCGGACCATCGGCGAGTGGATGGAAGCCGAGCTGCGTCGCACCGCTGACTCGGTGGAGGTCCAGGCTTTCGACCACGTGACGGCCGGCGGAGACACGCTCCACCTCCGGAACATCATCGCGCGCTTCCGCCCGCAGGACCCGAACCGCGTTCTCTACGTCACCCACTGGGACACGCGCCCCACCGCGGACCAGGAATCCGACCCGGCCAGGCGCAACCTGCCGATCCCCGGAGCCAACGACGGGGCGTCGGGCGTCGCCGTGATGCTCGGCGTCGCGGCGGAGCTCAAAGCCCGGCCGCCCACCCTGGGCGTGGACATCGTCTTCGTGGACGGCGAGGACTACGGAAGCTTCGACGGCGAGGACGTGCTCATCGGCTCGCGGTACTTCGCGCGGCACCTGCCGCAAGGCTACCGCCCCCTGTTCGCCGTGGTCTGGGACATGGTCGGCGACCGGGACCAGCGGTTCGAGCAGGAAGGCTACTCGCTCGACCGCGCCCCTGAAGTGGTCGAGCGGGTATGGCGGACCGCGGAGGAGATCGGCCTCGGCCGCGTGTTCCGGCCCCGGCGCGGCATCGCCCTGACCGACGACCACATCCCGCTCCTCGAGGCGGGGATTCGCGCGATAAATGTCATCGACTTCGACTACCAGCCCTACTGGCATACCACCCAGGACACGCCCGACAAGCTCTCGGCCGAGTCGCTCGCCAACGTAGGACGCCTCGCGCTCGCCCTGGTGCGCTGA
- a CDS encoding helix-hairpin-helix domain-containing protein has product MFTKDERRALLYLAVVAAAGGVLRVVRSPADAPGASMVAPDLPGDDLARQAELVREATILARPLRPGERIDMDRASAREIERLPRVGPSLARRIVEDRDSLGPFGSLEVLGRVLGVGPGLLRAVERSVTFSGTPRPGPAAPAAGTTVARPLGAKARGSGCTTSGPVPINRATAAELECLPGIGPSLAARIVEDRTRRGPFREVKELERVAGIGPALTRRLAARLSAP; this is encoded by the coding sequence ATGTTCACCAAGGACGAGCGCCGCGCGCTCCTCTACCTGGCCGTGGTAGCCGCGGCTGGCGGTGTCCTGCGCGTTGTCCGCTCACCGGCGGACGCGCCGGGAGCCTCGATGGTGGCCCCGGACCTCCCCGGCGACGACCTGGCGCGGCAGGCCGAGCTGGTGCGCGAGGCCACGATCCTCGCCCGGCCGCTCCGGCCCGGGGAGCGAATAGACATGGACCGGGCGAGCGCCAGGGAGATCGAGCGGCTGCCCCGCGTCGGCCCGTCGCTGGCGCGCCGCATCGTGGAGGACCGGGACAGCTTGGGCCCCTTCGGGTCGCTCGAGGTTCTGGGGCGGGTCCTGGGCGTGGGTCCGGGGCTTCTGCGCGCCGTCGAGCGTTCGGTCACGTTTTCGGGCACGCCGCGGCCGGGGCCCGCGGCGCCGGCTGCCGGCACCACCGTGGCGCGACCACTCGGCGCCAAGGCCCGCGGGAGCGGATGCACCACGTCCGGGCCGGTGCCGATCAACCGCGCCACGGCCGCCGAGCTCGAGTGTCTGCCCGGCATCGGGCCGTCGCTCGCGGCGCGCATCGTGGAGGATCGCACCCGCCGCGGTCCGTTTCGCGAAGTGAAAGAGCTGGAACGTGTTGCGGGCATCGGCCCCGCGCTCACGCGGCGCCTCGCGGCGCGCCTCTCCGCGCCTTGA